The genomic interval CACAAAAAAGGGAGTAAGATGCTTTTTTTATTATTTTTTGAATTAATGTTTTGTGTCAGAAGGTGACTGTATGTGGTTTAAGAAATTAATTGTTTGGTTGGTGGTTATATTCATTTGGTTCATCATAACCATTCCAAGTTTAAATTTAGTAAGTGACGTTATTGTTCCTCCACCAAATAAAGTGTTTTTATCATTTGTTGAATTCTTAACTGATGGATATGATAGTAAATCATTTTTGAGTCATATAGTCGCTAGTTTTGGTCGATTGTTTTTAGCAATTGCTTTTGCTGTTATCACAGCTGTACCTTTAGGGCTTCTATGTGGTTATATTAAAAAAATTGAAATTGTTGTTTCAACTATTGTTGAGTTTGTTAGACCATTACCTCCACTAGCATATTATATGGTCCTTGTGTTATGGTTAGGAATTGGTAATACATCAAAAGTTGTTCTATTGTTTATTGCTGCATTCGCACCAGTCT from Mycoplasmatota bacterium carries:
- a CDS encoding ABC transporter permease is translated as MWFKKLIVWLVVIFIWFIITIPSLNLVSDVIVPPPNKVFLSFVEFLTDGYDSKSFLSHIVASFGRLFLAIAFAVITAVPLGLLCGYIKKIEIVVSTIVEFVRPLPPLAYYMVLVLWLGIGNTSKVVLLFIAAFAPVYIACVQAVKLVKQDHILSAQTLGANKLQLFTHVVFPSSLPNIFTGIRTATGVAFTTLVSAEMVAAVSGIGWVILDASGKLNSEIVFVGIIVIGISAILIDKFLMFVENKVIFWKGQA